Within Deltaproteobacteria bacterium, the genomic segment CGCATTGTCGTGCCGTGTTTGCGTCGGGGTCGGTCGTCGAGGGTCCATCGCACCCGGTATCGGCGCGCGCGCGCCGCGGTTGCGTGCCATCCGCCGCCGTGCCCGTTTCGCGCCCCGCGCCCGCCCCGCCCGCGCGCGTCGCGCGACCGCCACCGCGCGCCGCCGGTCTGGGCGCCGGCCGCACCGGCGACGAATCATCGTGGGCCGCGCTGCGTCAGCGCGTCGGGCGCCGCCGCAGGCCACGGCGATTCGAGCCGGCCGGGAAACGCCGCGGTCGGCGGGGCCCGATCATCTCGGCGAGGATGAGCATCGCGTGCTGCGCTCGAGGCGGCAGCTCCGCGATGGCTTCGACGAGGCGCCGTTCCAGCGCCGTGCCGGGGACGGGCGTGGCGTCGTCGGAGCCGACGAGCGCATCGAGCGAGATTCCGAGCGCGCCAGCAAGTTTTGCGGCCGTGGTGAGAGATGGCTCGAACGCGCCGCGCTCGACGCGGGATACGGTCTCGGAAGAAAGCCCGGCCGCCTCGGCGAGCGCGTGTTGGCTCAGCCCTGCCTTGGCGCGAAGCCTTCGTAGGTTGGCGGACAGCATCTGTCGGTCGAACTGCATCCGGCACCGTCACGGTGCCGCGACTGCGGGAGAATCGCGAGGACGCACGTGTTGTCAACATATGTGTTGACAACACGTGGCCGTAGCGCGACGATGGCGCTCGGGTGGTACGGGACCGAGCGGGGAGCCCCGGCAACCTGTTCGTCGTCGACCGGATGGACAACTGACCGGATGGACAAGGAGGACAACACGTCATGACCAGGACGATCGCGAACGCGTGCGCGCGCTGGGCGGCCGCAGCGGTCATCGCCGCAGTCGCCGGCTGTGCGAGTTATTGGCAACATCAGCGCGAACGAGAGGCGCAGCGCGCACAACGCGAGGCCGCCGTGCGCGACGCTCGGGCAGCCTGTTACGAGGGGGTCGGCCGAGACGATCTTGCCGCGGCGGTGTACGACGCGCTCGTGGGCCGGCGGTACGAGGTGGCGACGGCGCTGCGCGGGCGGGTCACGACCCAGTGGCTGGAGGAGACGAGCCAGCGGTCGAAGGTCGAAGTGCAAGTGGAAGACGGCCTGCGCGAGACCTGCAAAGTTGCGACGATCCGCGTGTCGGCCGAGACGCGCGACCCCTCGAAGAACGAATGGGTCGCGGCACCGGATCTTGCGCACCAGATCGAAGACGACATCTATCTCGACGTACACACTCGCGCCCAGCAGCTCGCGGCGAAGGCGCCGACGACCGCCGGCGCGCCGTCGCCGCCGGCGGCGGAGGGCAGCGAAGGCGGGGCCTGTTACGGCAATGGCACATGCAACCAGGGGCTCACATGTGCAAGCGGCGTATGCGTACGCGAGGCGGGTGCCGCTGCATCACCGTGAACGCAGAACGGGGAGGGCGATCCCGTGGACAACGGTTTCTCCGGATTCGGAGCGGGCTGCAAATCCGGTCGAATAGGCGCGATTTGGTTGAGGACGCCCAGACTTGTCGCTGCACCGCGGCGCCGGCTGCGAGGCTTTGCCTGAGCCGCGATTCGGTGCCGTGAGCGAGTACGACGGGGCTTCCCAACCTCGCAACCGCGGCCCGCAACTAATGCATGGGCCGAGCCTAGCTCGCGCCGGGTCCGGGCCAGTCGCTGTCGGCTCCGCAGATCGTATTGGTTGTAAATGCATATTAGTATGTTGTCGTGTCGAACAACTTGTGTGTGAATCTCTAAAAAAGGTGGTCCGGGAGGTGCTTTCGATGGGGATCAGTGTTGCCGTTCGGCTCGCGGGTGTGCTGGCTTTGGCGCTAACGACGATCGCATGCGATGGGGGTAGTGATGATGACGACAACCACAGCCCATCTTGTGGCGACAACATGTGCCTGGGGGCGGAGAGCTGCGATAGTTGTCCGTCGGATTGCGGTCAGTGTCCTCCGGGGTGCGGCGACGGGGCATGTAACGGCGCGGAGACTTGCGACAGCTGCGCGCCGGATTGTGGGCAGTGCCTGTGCGAACCGGGTGACGGAACGTGCGGCATGAACGAGGCCTGCATCGATAGCCTGTGTCAGGCCGCTTTTGGTCGAATCTGGACCATCATAGTCGTGGATGGGGATATGCCGAGCAACAACGATTCGGGTGAGGCCTGGGATGCTTTCGGCGGTGCACCGGATCCATTCGTCGAAATTCAACTCAATGGCTCGGTCCTCGCCACGACGTCGGAAAAGCAAGACACATTTTCGCCCGCGTGGAACGAATCCGTCGACGCGAACATCCCGGCCGGGTCCTCTTTGGTATTCCGGGCGTGGGACTCGGACGTAAGCAGCAACGATCTGATGTTCACGTGCACGATTGATCCGCTGCTCGCTGCTTATTTAGATGCGCGTGCGATCGACTGCCCGGGCGGCGGGGGTGGCCGGCTACGCATCCATTTTTCGCCGTAGGAGTCGGGCCTGCGACCTA encodes:
- a CDS encoding XRE family transcriptional regulator produces the protein MQFDRQMLSANLRRLRAKAGLSQHALAEAAGLSSETVSRVERGAFEPSLTTAAKLAGALGISLDALVGSDDATPVPGTALERRLVEAIAELPPRAQHAMLILAEMIGPRRPRRFPAGSNRRGLRRRPTR